aatGGGGGCCTTAAAGGGCTTTATTCCACATCGTGCAAGTTAAGAATAACGCCCCTCGCTTACGTGTCGCCTacgtggcgtgataaagcccctaggggctttataccacaccacCCAGCCTAAGACCATATGGTATGGAGGTGCTTGAAaatggggcgttatgcgacatgtaGATGACACGTAAGCACACGTCAGAAATGGGGCGTGGCGCAAAAACGGGCGGTGTGGGAGCGCAGAGGGGACGTGGAAGAGTGGCGTTATTCGACACGAGGCACTCCAACGGCTATAACCCACACCAATAGCCAAACGCCACGTCGCCTGAATCAATACCTCCACGCCGGTGAAAATTGTCCCACCCCAACATCAATGCCATTGACAACCACGCCACAAATCCACGCCCACACCATGTAGTCTAACTTAAAACAATAGTGGCTAAATTAACATAATTATGAACAATTAAGGCACAAATATGCAATTTTAAGAATATAATGTAAACATTTCaccaattaattaattaaaaaaaaaaaaaaaaaactcaccatgacaaaatgaagaaaaaaacagCCATAGTCTTGGAAAAGCCTCTAACAAGACCTTTACCAAAACACAAACACTTGGTAACGCCGTTAACAACCGTCTGGCTAATCAGCAACAATCCAAACGCCGATAAACCGTACACCGTCGACGCATCGGATGCGTACACACAGAAACTGTAATCGTCATACTGATCCGGCCTCACTTTCGCCTAATTATTATAATAATTCAGTGAATAATCTATAAAAATAAAATGAATAAACTTGTACAGCTTCAAATTAGAGAGAAAAAGGGAGTACCGTGCTACGACGTCGTTCAGCGCCAATGGCGAGAACGAAGGCCATGAGGTGGAGAGACACAACGGCGACGAGAACGGAGATTGAGACCGCCATTGACGACGACGGTGAGTGGTGATGTTGCAGTTGCAGACTTGCAGTACAGAGTACAACAATGGAAACAGGAAGCAGGTTTTAATGGCTTTTTTGTTGAATTTGCTGCTTTTACTTTTTGATTCTTTATACTTTatcttttttattttgtttgtttgggTGAATATTACAAGCTGTATTGCATTGAGTGGATATTTACGTACACGTTTCATGACAGGAATAATAATGAATTAACTCTGAATATGATTTAAATCGGTAAAATTATCTAAAGATAAGTAGAAAGTCATGAAAATGGTATTTTTCTGGTTATATATTTGTGTTATTTTTAGAATAATTTGACACTTATAGATCGTAGCCAACTATCTACTTTATTCGTCGTCTAAACCTTAAATATTTCCATTTTTACATGATGCAAACTTTATGTGATGCCTTATTGTGTCGTTTTTTTTTTACCGGCAAAGAATCTCACGTATAAAACCACCTTGTTTGGGGCTATGTCCAACATGAGATCGtgccctcccccccccccccctccaatgCACAGGAACCGGATGGAATCCGTAAACCGTCGCCCCCGTCAGGTTCGAACAAGCCCCGATTCGTCCCTTCACCCACATGTCCCTTGAAAATGACTTAAGCGAGAATCGAACCTCCGTCTCCACTAGGGAGGACAGGCTAATTTACCAGTAGATCAAGTTTTCAGGACTGTGTCAGGTTTGTTTAAGTCATTATTATTGAGGATACGTGAGTAAAAGTGATGCGTGATTTTCGTTATTGTATGGTTAGATGAAATTCAAGATGGTTGTATGATTTTAGTATTGAAGAGAGCTTCTTTGTTGAACTTCAATGATTTTACATATATAGTGGAGTAGATTTTTAACTGATTTAAAATAGAACATGACACTTGTGGATACATATGATAGGCGTTTCATGACATCAAATGGATTCATATAATATTATTCAAATATTTAAGATAGGATTGCGCTAAACTTACTTTAATGCTTTTATTATATGGACATTAATCATATTATGTGCTATTTTTACTAACAGGCGAGGTGAATAGAAGATACGTTTAGCCTCACCCATAAATAAAATAATCTAAAAAgaagtttatttattaaagaaAACTCACTTCTCTAGAAGTATTAATGTAAAAAgaagtttatttattaaagaaAACTCACTTCTCTAGAAGTATTAATGATTATATTAGTTTAATATCATGATAGACATATATATGTAACTATACGATACATGAATACTAATTGATTGGAAAAGTTTTATAATGCATATGCAAAGCCATACACAATGTCATATTGGTTCAAATAATTATTGATCGGAGCCGATGAGATACTGATGGAGTAGTTGGGGAAAAATTTGGTGTTCCATGTGACCCAGGTTCGATTTTCactcattattttctgcggcatccaggtgaaaaTGTGAAAGGCGAATACGGGTGACACCAGTTCGTCTTGAATGAGAGgtgaggttttaccgattattccattGTTGTGCCTTCGGGCTGAGTAGTCGACCTTAACCACAACGTCCGGTGTCACGATAGTTGACACGTCGTTTCCTTgtcgtttaaaaaaaattattgattggaaattttttatttttcactaGCCTATCTTACTGCTAGATAATGATTTGTTTCTAACACGAGCATGTTATTATAAAACACTCAGAAAAATGGCTACTTTGGTGAGTTTCCAACTATTTTGACCGTATACCATAAGACAAAGCTTATTGTAAAATGTTCATGATTTTAAGTGTAACAAAAAAGATTGTTACAAATTTCTAATATATttgttttgtgtgtgtttttactACTCTTTACGTATGGTTTCACGTGCGTGTGTTCACCAGATATAAACCAAACATCAGTCCAAACATACACAAATATAcaaacaacaaccatacccagtaaatcctaCAAATAGtaaagctacttatagggtctggggagggtggaatgtagacagaccttgcctctatccatagtgatagagaggctgcttccagagagaccctgaGCTGGAAAACCAACAGCATACCAACAAACATACACAAATATACAAAAAGATCAATAAAGGCTAAAAACACACCCCAACATTATGCTACAAATTATAATGCTAATACTGATACTAATACTAATCCATAACGTTACAAACACATCACCAGGACGGAAAAAATACAGCCTGCTGCTTATATCACACTCACATTCATACCTTTTTaataagttaaaaaaacaaaacgTTAAAGAAACATCCAACATAGAATCAtacttctgtttcttttcttttctcttttttttataaataaagcaGCCAAACCCTAACTTAACCAGGGTTTGTCTCGCCTCTCTTTCGTCTATTGCATCTCtatatttttctctttttatcCATCTTTTTTTCGGCTTTTTTGTATTACACCATTcgagtcttttttttttttttgattttctaAACATAACCATTGTCATCATCGTCATCGTGTTGTCATCATCTacgagaaaagaaaagaaaatctgGGTGATTGACCTGAAGATTTGCAAGCCAACCGTCGGCAGCCTGCAAAAGATCAGTTAGCAACACGCCTTCATTGTTGATCCATAGTGGTGCTTTTAACTTGTACGAAGCAAGACCAAACACCGGTAATGAAATTTTTGAATCACCCGTCTCCCCAGGATGCGTAACCACAGGCGGATGCTCACATTGATTACCTGcaattaaattaatatatattcAAATTTTAATGTAAACACACACACAGACAACCTATTATATTTAGCTGAAATTGACCAATCATACAAACAATTTGATCTAAATTAATTAGCCAAAAAACTAAAACTATATTAATTGGTTGTTTCGCTTTCATTGCTGAAGTTATGGGTGTTCTTCAGGTTTCGGGTTTTTTGGGTCGAGTTGTTCGGGTGTTTGGCTGGGAAAAAGTGACCCAATAACCGACCATTTACAGTTCGAGTTGGTTAGGTTTGGGTTATTCGGGTTAGGATTAGTTCGACTCAGGTTGTTCGGTTTTCGAGTTTAAATGTAAATTGTAAAGTGAAAATAGGTTTCTTACAAAATATCATAAAAATTCATATTGCTTCTAAAAAGATCATCGAATTTTTAACATCATTTTACAATATGATATTTGATAGAGATCCGATTCTCATTAATAGGAATATAGATTGGAATTGAAATTGATACCAAGAAGATAATACAAAGATAGCTAACACCGAAGTGTTCCCAGGGCCTAGCCCTCTCTCACTGCGCAAACGCGGGAGCCCTAATTGATCTAACAAACTTCTGCCTACCTATCATGACCTCATTTATTCCTATTTATAGAATTATAAGTTGCACTTAACCCCCTTCTAGAATAGACAAATGACAATTAACTATAAACCTGATTATGATTCCTATCAATATTATAATATTCAAAAGTCATAAAACTTAATGTTCCAAATACTAGAGAGAAGAGACTCCAAACcaaaacacatccgtaaaaaagaCAGTAAATGTTCAGGTTTTTTTTCAGGTTTTGTGTTTCGGGGTTTCGGGCCGGGTTTTTCGGGTTCTTGACTAGGAAAAGTGACCCGATGACCGACCCATAGTAGATTCGGGCTGGTCGGTTCGGGTTATTCGTGTATTCTCTTATCTGGGTTCGGGTGTTTGAATTCGGGTCAGGTTTTGGGTTTCAGATAAATGGATGTAAACTAGAAGAATCATGTGATAGTGATACTAATCATGATGACAATCAAAGGAAAAATGATCAAGTTATCAGATTCAAGATAAAACACAGATATTGTATAGAAAATGACAAACCTGTAATTGGTGTATGAAGAGAATGAAAGGTCAAAAAACAAGCATCAAGATCTTTCAATGTGGGGCCCATTGGAATCCTATAAATCGGGTACCTGTCAAAGCACCAAAATAGCCCATCAGGTTAGAAACACCTTCATATTGAATATAAAAAAAGGTAACAGAAAATAACAAATGGTACAAAGATTGTACCAGGCTACAGATAACCAACTAGAAGATAGCAAGTCACAACTTTTCACGCTTTTCAACTCAGGGAAGCAGCGAGCAAGATCAAGTATCTACGCAACGAATAAACGTGTTGTTAACTTGAAACTATAAACACCACATAACATATCTAATAACTTCATTAGACATTTTAAGAGCAAACCTTATCAGTTAAAGGTTCCCGACCCCAAGGTTGATTGCGCTCCAAATACTCAAACGAAAGACAACTTTGAGGTCTTGCGGATTCACCCTCGTCACTAGAGAAGCCTTCCTGAAGGGCATGGTGGTAATTTAATGACAATTGATCCAACCGCTGAGTGATTTCACTCTTTGGAAGGTCATAATCACTGCTTACATCACTGCTTGAGTCCCTGAACGAGTCAACATCACTGTCCTCGGTATGATGCCTATCACGTCATGAAATAATTTTAATgtctaataaaaaaaattgaatcgCACTCAACTGCTATTGAGCaatagaaagaaaatttttaCTTAAAATACTTATCTAAACAATGTATGGGTCTAACAACTCAATGATAAAACATCAGACGAGTGTATGTATGTTAACTGAAATAAAAAACATAACAAACGATAATCACAAAAAAAGTACAGAACAAAACAAGGGCAATAAATGAATAAAATACTGAACAGATAACGATAATggctaaccaataaatcaaagcCTCTAACTGCATATGAATACTCTTTTTAAACTTTAGTCGGGTTATCAGAACTTAAATTCAACATATATAAATCTGGTTTTTATGACAATTAGGGTTTTATACAGGACATATATATACAATTATGTATAGGGAATAGTTGTTCCatttaagtcagtttgaaaagaaaatagCACTAGATAGCAACCAATGTTGAAATATCTTCCAGTTAGGACActaaacttttaaaaaaaatagcaTTTATAATTAAAATTCACAAGATTGAAACAATAATGTAACTTGAGTTTTTTTGTTGTTAAAAGGTGACTTTGTTATTATCAACAATTTTTTATTACCAATGCAATTTTTTGTCCCAGGTGAGCACTTTTTTTTGTGCCTAGGTTTAAGGAAAAGCTTTGCGCCTTgcgaatttgacaactatgaaAATTATAATTTGGTTATTATTTCTTAATTATATATAAATCTATATTTGTTTTTTAAGTTTTAGGAAACACAACCATCTTCTACTTTAGTAAACAGTAATCGTATTTGGTAAACATCACATTGATCCTTGCCCAGTTGTGCAATACTGGTCCTGAatgtatattataatattatatttcccatcaagaaacattcatgaaacTAAACAGCTTAACGAACAATCTTTGGACATAGACATTAAGTAGTCTTAGTGTCATACTGAATGTATATTATGTTTCCCATCAAGAAACATTCACGAAACTAAACAACTTAACGAACCATTATCTTTGGACAAAAACATTAAGTAGTCTTAGCGTCATACTGAATGTATATCAAGTTTCCCatcaagaaacattcatgaatcTAAAAAACTTAATGAACCACTATCTTTGTACAAAACAAGAATGAGCATGTTAAAATAATTCAGCCACGTAGATCTTTTACAGTCTCCTTCATAAGTTTAGAGTTGGCCCAGCTTGCTGATTATCGATGGTTTATGTGTGGTTCTAGTGATTTCCGATTTCAATTAATAAAAGTGTTGAACCTGTTTTGGTTCAATTTTCTGTTTGGGTTTATTATTTGTGTACTGCGAATCGATAATCAGCAAACTAGGCCAAATTATAAGGTCGAACAAAACCAGGTACCACCAACATAgttgtaaaaaaacaaaaatcaacCACAAAAGACCCAAAAACTGTATACTGTACCTTGATTTTGCTGACGATTTCAAAGGGTCCATGTATAATTGAATTCCAGACAAATACGGCACATAATACTGCACCACACTATCGCTATCATTCAATATCAGCGGAACTCCAGCACCATAAGCACTCCACTCTTTAAACGACTCCCACAAATCACCAAGCACAAAGTACGGTTGATATTCGTCACAATTTCTCCACCCTCCCATAGCTCTCTACAGCACAAAAATCAATCATAAATACCATTAATTAATTCCCTAATTTATGTATTCCTTATATAAAAATACCAATCAGCAATTAACCTATAAACCGGTGACTCGGTGAGTAACATGCATACCATTTATCAAACCTTTCAGAATAATTGACTTCATTACCTTTTAGTGAACTATACATATAACAACAAGCAGAAAAACATTCTTTTACAGTTAATAAACATTATAATGCTTATAATTTAGTTTACTAATTACATGGTCAACTCCATAAATTCCTTGATTTGCAAGTATGATTGCTTAGAAGGCATATGAATTGATAATTAATCTACAAACCATTGAGTTGACCTTCTAAAAGTCAACATATAAAGTATCAAAACCACAAGACAATTTACATCTATCATGTAAACAAACAATAAATCCacataaaaaatataaacaaaaataatattaattattaattaataataacaataataaacctTTGAGGGATACTGAGCAGGGACAGAAGGTGTAACCGATTCCAAAAACCGTTCCAGATTACAAACCGGAGACGTCACCGGCGGTTCAACCGGAACCGGTTTAACCGGTTTCACGACTCGGTTCTCAACAACTCGACTCTCAGCCTCAACAGGAGCAGACGACGTCGTATTGTGATTCGGTGTGACGTCACTTTGTGCTCGCCGGAGATTCTCCTGATTCTGACGGTTTATTCTCGCTTTAGCCGGATTATAAAACCTGTCTTCTCCGCCACGACTCCGTCCAAACTGCAATCCAGCGCCTAACATCTTCCGTAAAACCCTAATTAGCAACTTTTCTTCAAATCAAGCGTGAAAAACCACAAACCGAATCAGAAACGCGGAGATTTCGACGAATTGGAATGCCGAGATTGATTCCGAACCCTAACAGGAAGCAAAAACGGTTAATCGGATGATGTTTATCGTAGAAATGAGGATGTATGGATTGGTGCGAAAAACCCTAAGAAATTGGGGGAAATAGatcgatttgatttgatttgattagattatGTGTGTTGGTATTGATGGTAGAGAATGGATTGAATATGATTTGGGAATGGAATGGATGGAGGTTTGGGGGAATGAAAAGGATGGGGAATGAAGAGATGAAAACCAGTGTCTGTCTGTGAAGAAAATGGATGGAAGATGGAATAATAATAACTCTTTAACTAATGCCAAACCAAAATTTAATGCTCAAGGAAATTTCTTTTggtgtatgtttttttttttttttttttttttttttttttttttttttggggggggggtgttaaGCGAATGCGATTATCAAAAGAGTCACGCAAGCCTTTGATCGATGGTAATCACCATCGTTTGTTAGGCATCACGTTTTTCTAGGCTCTGACTGGACACTTAAATTTTGAGGACCGGCCGTGGTGTTTTGGTTTGGACAAGAATAAGGGTTGGGATAGTTGCATATTTGTATTAAGCCCTTTATTATTTAGATTTTAGAGCTAGGGATTTTAGTGGGAGACGATCATTTAATTCTTGAATAGGGGTAAGATTTGTCCTCATTCCACTCTCTGGGTCCACGCCCTACAAATAGTTCCACTCAATGTTTTAGAGATCGATCTTCAAAGTATACAGATTTGGGCTTAGAAATGGCTCAATCGGTTGAACCGAGTTGTATCAGACGGTTCAACCAGATTGACTAGCTAACCCGATAATTCCATAAAATGCAACTTCAATTCAAAAAAAATATCCAAAATACATGATTCCATAATGAAAAATAATCCAAAAGTTAATCTAGAATATAAGAAAATAATCCAAAAGTGCACAATTTTCCAAAAAAAACCCACAAGTAGCATAATAAAGATAACTAaaacatcatatatatatatatatgggttttATGTTGTATTTTGGATGATAAGACTCCGATTATGGAATGACAAACATCATTGTGTTTTATGATGATTagtatgttgtgttttatattcatagttctacgatggtgtttGAAGTTTTACGAACGATTAGgctttgaatatggtgttttagtaatattcactTAGTTATTTGtaagttttaggtgtgttttatgactGAAATTATAGTGTTTTATAACTTTATACCCTTGTTAGGAAATTTGAACTTTGTGGCGGAATCTCACccattttattatattatattatactataccACACTATACTACAACTAGAAACTTCTGTTAACAGTAAAATTTGAATGATTGGtccttttttatcttttttttttgttttgtttttctataaacttttaTTTTACCCCTCAACTTTTAGCATAAACACTTACAACCCCTTAAGTTTTAAAGACTGTGAAATTGAGGTTTACGTGTTTATTTTTTATGTATTTGTGGATATAAAGTTAAACTGATATAGGTTTCGACGTAAATATTTATCGGAAATGAgtctggtcaaatataatatatatgcTTATTATTATGTATGTTTTCGATTGGTCTATGTTTTGACgtaatttttttccaaaaattgagtcgattcaaatataatatgttttcaagCTTGTTATTATGTACGTTTTTGGTTGTTCACGTtttgatgtaatttttttttttggaacgcAGGGGCAACGCGCAAGACAATTATTCCATATATTAATTAGCAACTTTTTAGTGCATTAAGACTTGTACTCCATGCTTAGggagtgtttcaaaaaaaaattgatttttcactttcaaccttcaagttttttcttttacattttaacccatttgaaaaaaacttgatttttcactttcaaccttaaagttttttcttttacattttaatccatttgaattttcacttttaactcaaagtttttcatcttttgtaatttaacacaacactttattattatctttcgcaagtttttcgttttacgtttcgttctaaattttgtgagttaacatgtCATAGGGTGCATGTGAAgttcaacgtttttgctctattttttcatatttgacagacccgtcgtAACGCGTCCATTTTTTCGCTTTTGAAAACTTCCCCGCAAtgggcgggtcctagatcgactaagttattattttgtacgttttacgtttctggttaatttcttcgcatcaagacactgtaacgggtgtaCGTGGTTCAACGATTGTAGTCTCCTTTTCGTTCAGtttaatttttaccattttatctattttatttttacgatgttgagagtcgatgtcgttgtggcattggtgctacttggcacggttttacgaacgtttttaacctattaatttttttactaatattttgtttcggtttacccctatatttcctttacttaaaaactatttttttacgtgcatatttatGTACgagtatgtataaatatgatttgttctacattccgacgtaaactttttttatagacgagttaggtaaaatataatacgttttcgtttaaagaaacaatttttaagtgcatatttttatgtacgttttggtaatttgttctacgtttcgacgtaaacttttttgagaaatgattcaggtcaaatataatatgttttcgtgtttattttatgtatgtttcgtaaagtttttTTTCGAACCGAGttgagtcaaattatggtttctttttctcccctttttccgaaagctctaattaatccctttcgattacatgtgcatattttccttcatacccgttacgttttctatgtatgagttgagtcacatataatacgttatgattgttcgatatgaattccatttactttacgtttAATCCAAgcacaatgcttatacaggttacactgaattcaactggatacgtcgaaatatgtattttcatatggttaatgcatcatataacgtttggactaattcatttcatgtttacgatgtacccgcgccacAACGCGGGCGGGTGTTAACCCTAGTTTAGTATTTAAAATACAACACCTAGCTATGGTTACATATTTGACTTTTAGTGATTTTTGTCTTTTagttaatatttttgtttactcCATCTTACTTTTAATAACACttaattaagttatttttttaCCAATACACTATAACACTTAAACTTTAATAAAGACGCCCTTACGTTAAAAAATTATATGTGTACGACGGGTTTTTTTTTCTAAAGTTATGAAAGTTATTAGTGACGTCCAAGTTTCATTTTTCTTATATAAAACTACCAGTGGCGAAACCAGAACGATTTAGTTAGGGGTCATCATAAGCTTATATTCTATACTCGTTCAAATTAGGGGGTCCATCTTTAAGTTTgttcttcaaaaactcaaaatttataaataaaaattcaaaaagttccGGTGACCGGAGGGTCAACGGAACCTCTTGACCCCCCTCTGGTTCCGCCCCTGAAAACTAAGTATGTTGACGTTTCATGCGCACAACGTCTAAAGTTACAAAGGTTATCAACGACATCCAGGTTATGCTTTTTCTTATATAAAGTTACGTATTTTGACGTTTCAACGCTATTTTCATGCTTTTACGCAACTATAATGAGTGTCGGTACCGTATTAATATTGTAATGAAGTGCATCAATACCAACCAAGTTCTCGTCATAACGCACGAGGTAAAAATACTAGTTTACTTAACGAGTGTGAACAACAATTATAGATAATACACTTTCTCTTTTAAACTATAAAAAATATATTGAAATCAATGGTGGACTAATGAATCATTTTCACTTGTGTCAGCTAGTGTTGGTATAACTCAACTTACATGGTTTTTTGATTGAGTAGGCTTAGAAACGTAACAAAAGTTGTTTTAGCAAGAAATTTATATATACTAGAAATACAAATACTATGGAGGAAACAATGTCAGATAACTGTTTAATACGTCTGTATTGGTCCAACCAAATTACGATTTGTCATgtttaaatttataattttgttATTGCTTTTGTTTTTCCCCTCACAACAAAATTACGATTGTGCCCTCACTTTAAATTCACAGTTTtgtcatcgtttttgttttttctgttaaattacgattttgcccccagtgtaaatTTATAGTCATGccatcgttttaatttttttttttttttttgacaaaactatggtagtggtTTACTTTAATTGGTTGAGTCGGTATACTTTTTATTTGTGCCAGACGATTGCCCGACACACgctcatttgtcctgaaaaattacaattttgctctcagtttaaaattataatctttcCATCGTTTTAGTCCTTTTAGCAAAAGTATCGTAATGTTTGTTTTAATttgttgactcgatttaattttaaCTAAATTGCATAAATCATCCTTTATGTTATACCTAAACTGCACTTCATACATTTCACTATGAAATCAGCAAAACTCAAcatttatgttcatgttttgtaaCGTTTTATAACCTTTACAACTAACGTCGTCCAAAAACTCAGTTAAGTTACctcacatgctttgcatgtgagggTACTATGGTCTTTGATTACATAAAGGTTTTTGTGCAAAAAGATTatttataacataaaggttgatttttgCAAAAAGAAAGTGTTATTATATGTAgagtaaaatatttttttttgcaaaaacattattatttgttaataattatatatttatatataaaaaattagttttaaattaattttataaaaaatgattttaatatttttataaagtaaataatattgacaagataaattactttatatataaaatataaataaaccacaaattcttttaaaataaagttagtgtaatatccggaatatttttataattataacGGATGTTTTAAAACTACTCAAACTAAAAggtattttttatgtatatgtaagtatgtgtttataaaaacaaaatattagACAAATTTATATCGATAACAGAAACTACTAAATTAATTTGGCGTTTAAATAAAATTGTTAATAAACTCCATTAAACAAATTCTAAATATATAATATGTAAATAATATAAATGCAATATTAAAAATGTATATGCAGTTTAAGACATTCTATTATTTCCTATTGCATTTGTATTtgtattatttatatattatatatttagaatTTGTTTACTGaagtttattaaagattttttaaacgtcaaattaatttattagtttttttattgATATAAATTTGtctaatatttttatttttaaaacacatACTTACATATACATAAAAATACCTGTTAATTTGAGTAGTTTTAAAACTTCCGTTATAgtatataattaaaaaatattttgaatattacaataaatttattttaaaagaatttgTGTTTTAGTTATACTTTATATAAAAAGTAATTTATCTTGTCATTATTACCACTTTATGAAAATATGAAAATcggaatttttataaaata
This genomic stretch from Helianthus annuus cultivar XRQ/B chromosome 8, HanXRQr2.0-SUNRISE, whole genome shotgun sequence harbors:
- the LOC110872045 gene encoding uncharacterized protein LOC110872045 — translated: MAVSISVLVAVVSLHLMAFVLAIGAERRRSTAKVRPDQYDDYSFCVYASDASTVYGLSAFGLLLISQTVVNGVTKCLCFGKGLVRGFSKTMAVFFFILSWVSFLGAEACLLAGSAKNAYHTKYRVIYGVGDLSCETLRKGVFAGGAALTCISMVASVVYYLIHLKADTGGWQKHQNEGLGMASLENPDRGSVGQFEKL
- the LOC110872046 gene encoding uncharacterized protein LOC110872046; protein product: MLGAGLQFGRSRGGEDRFYNPAKARINRQNQENLRRAQSDVTPNHNTTSSAPVEAESRVVENRVVKPVKPVPVEPPVTSPVCNLERFLESVTPSVPAQYPSKRAMGGWRNCDEYQPYFVLGDLWESFKEWSAYGAGVPLILNDSDSVVQYYVPYLSGIQLYMDPLKSSAKSRHHTEDSDVDSFRDSSSDVSSDYDLPKSEITQRLDQLSLNYHHALQEGFSSDEGESARPQSCLSFEYLERNQPWGREPLTDKILDLARCFPELKSVKSCDLLSSSWLSVAWYPIYRIPMGPTLKDLDACFLTFHSLHTPITGNQCEHPPVVTHPGETGDSKISLPVFGLASYKLKAPLWINNEGVLLTDLLQAADGWLANLQVNHPDFLFFSRR